A window from Marinagarivorans cellulosilyticus encodes these proteins:
- a CDS encoding DeoR/GlpR family DNA-binding transcription regulator has product MTKRNTQQRRRAIVERLEHTGEVSVDALAASFLTSEVTIRKDLSALEASGLLMRRYGGAVAIPQEFISDPTEQEVSVQKQAIAHAAASLIRDHNRVIIDSGTTTTALLPKLLSKQGLVVMTNSLSVANALRELENEPTLLMTGGTWDARSESFQGQLAEQMLRAFDFDQLFIGADGLDPARGTTTFNELFHLSRVMAEVAREVIVMAESSKVGRKIHNLELPWSQITTLVTDVGIKPEHQQLIESHGVKVIPAPLPNT; this is encoded by the coding sequence ATGACAAAACGAAACACTCAACAGCGCCGGCGAGCGATTGTGGAGCGCCTAGAACACACTGGTGAAGTGAGTGTCGACGCCCTTGCTGCGAGCTTTTTGACCAGCGAAGTCACTATACGTAAAGACCTTAGCGCCTTAGAAGCCAGCGGTTTACTGATGCGCCGCTACGGTGGTGCGGTGGCGATTCCACAAGAGTTTATTAGCGACCCAACCGAACAGGAAGTTTCGGTTCAAAAGCAAGCCATTGCACATGCTGCGGCATCGCTTATTCGCGACCATAACCGCGTAATTATCGATAGCGGTACCACCACCACCGCACTATTGCCCAAACTGCTCAGCAAACAAGGCTTAGTGGTAATGACCAACTCCCTTAGCGTAGCCAACGCCCTGCGCGAGCTAGAAAACGAGCCCACGCTGTTAATGACGGGCGGCACTTGGGATGCACGCTCTGAGTCGTTTCAAGGGCAGTTGGCCGAACAAATGCTGCGCGCTTTCGATTTTGATCAACTATTTATTGGTGCCGATGGCCTAGACCCAGCCCGCGGGACCACCACGTTTAACGAGCTTTTCCACTTAAGCCGCGTAATGGCCGAAGTGGCCCGCGAAGTGATTGTAATGGCCGAATCCAGCAAAGTCGGGCGCAAAATCCATAATCTAGAACTGCCTTGGTCACAAATTACTACACTGGTTACAGATGTAGGTATAAAGCCAGAGCACCAGCAACTTATTGAATCCCATGGCGTTAAGGTAATACCGGCGCCGCTACCCAATACTTAA
- a CDS encoding DUF1631 family protein, whose amino-acid sequence MSSKSTLTSEKPVNLTVINRSAEKHTAYILSKLPKPVQTMKDQAIEWLLERLDIAISHVDDSLFELASHAFQQSEQDSYFFAMREIRSNHAAVKNQFKETLAQGFCACVEEPDEDDSIQVDTLSVIANDDMDEILAIEAVVKKGSMQNKTALEHLVRRLDAVCLSDGSIDTMPLSPRKICTAFKQATESLRLHVNARLVLFKVIEQDLIARLPEFYRQLNGVLAERGILPDIADASTQTKSKKSGSRLTKPADEGLMGAPVSLDDTQELNSAGLSPSTASTAAVTAPVGADTGTGKAAADASGQQALDDIAAQLNKLQAGLRNVTAATASHVQAPAGALNTPQLLDILSQVQAATTPAAHARPGSLMNAIAQASGGLAGALSLSPQRKTLQVVDGLFSSMLTEDSLANPLKELLCRLQIPIARAAVVDNDLLFHPDHSARKLVNALAQAGMALNADDSEALQADPLYKKMAEVVDSAVKDYDTDSQVFTDLLNDFETFTRRDQKRLEVLEKRILDAEEGRAKAETARVMVAQAIVDICENRDLRSAIHTFIHKAWHQVMFVVCVKHGADSELWADTVTTAAQLVDATQNLHSYVACEKSRLEYPALAAKIQQGFELIAFDPFEGEQLLKKLDDLFRSLKPVVEAENAGKQEQPSAAAAPLAPVQQADKNDASAFLKAKRQRVVAENSAAATIDEQFFAQAKALARGTWLDYKKRNAPVLRCRLAAVIESTSTYIFVNRSGQKVMEKSLLALAFAFKNNELTTVDSSFLFDKALERVIVSLRKSEEAAK is encoded by the coding sequence GTGTCTAGCAAGTCTACGCTCACATCAGAAAAACCGGTTAACCTTACGGTTATTAACCGCAGTGCCGAAAAGCACACGGCTTATATTCTTTCTAAGTTGCCAAAGCCAGTGCAAACAATGAAAGACCAAGCGATTGAGTGGCTATTAGAGCGTTTGGATATTGCTATTTCTCATGTTGACGATTCCTTATTTGAGCTGGCGAGCCATGCTTTTCAGCAGAGCGAGCAAGATAGCTATTTTTTTGCTATGCGGGAAATTCGCTCTAACCACGCAGCGGTAAAAAACCAATTCAAAGAAACCCTAGCGCAAGGCTTTTGCGCGTGTGTGGAGGAGCCGGACGAAGACGATAGCATTCAGGTCGATACGCTAAGTGTTATTGCGAACGATGACATGGACGAAATACTGGCCATTGAAGCGGTCGTTAAAAAAGGCAGTATGCAAAATAAAACCGCGCTAGAGCATTTAGTTCGGCGCTTAGATGCGGTGTGCTTGAGTGATGGTTCTATCGACACTATGCCGTTATCTCCTCGTAAAATATGTACGGCTTTTAAGCAGGCTACAGAGTCTTTACGGTTGCATGTGAATGCGCGCTTAGTGTTGTTTAAGGTTATAGAGCAAGACCTAATCGCCCGTCTGCCAGAATTCTACCGCCAACTAAATGGAGTTTTAGCGGAGCGAGGGATTTTGCCCGATATTGCCGATGCCTCAACACAAACAAAATCGAAAAAATCTGGCAGCCGTTTAACAAAACCAGCTGATGAAGGTTTAATGGGCGCACCGGTATCGCTGGATGATACTCAAGAGCTTAACTCGGCAGGGTTATCGCCAAGTACGGCTTCTACTGCTGCCGTAACCGCGCCAGTAGGTGCGGATACGGGTACCGGAAAGGCCGCTGCTGATGCTTCTGGGCAACAGGCGCTCGACGATATTGCCGCGCAGCTGAATAAACTACAGGCTGGCCTGCGCAATGTTACGGCCGCTACAGCTAGCCATGTGCAGGCACCGGCAGGGGCTTTAAATACGCCGCAATTGTTGGATATTCTAAGCCAAGTGCAAGCGGCAACCACGCCAGCTGCGCATGCTCGCCCTGGCAGTTTAATGAATGCCATAGCCCAAGCCAGTGGCGGTTTAGCTGGCGCATTAAGCCTATCGCCGCAGCGTAAAACATTGCAGGTGGTCGATGGCTTATTTAGCTCCATGCTCACCGAAGATAGCCTTGCAAACCCGCTAAAAGAATTGTTGTGTCGATTGCAAATTCCTATTGCCCGGGCAGCGGTGGTGGACAATGATTTACTGTTTCACCCAGACCACAGCGCCCGCAAATTAGTTAATGCCTTAGCGCAAGCGGGCATGGCATTAAATGCCGATGATAGCGAAGCATTGCAAGCAGACCCTTTGTATAAAAAGATGGCCGAGGTGGTTGATAGTGCGGTTAAAGACTACGATACCGATAGCCAGGTATTTACCGATTTATTAAACGATTTCGAAACCTTTACCCGTCGCGACCAAAAGCGTTTAGAGGTGCTAGAAAAACGCATTCTCGATGCGGAGGAAGGCCGAGCAAAAGCCGAGACTGCGCGAGTAATGGTGGCGCAGGCAATTGTGGACATCTGTGAAAACCGCGATTTACGCAGCGCCATTCATACCTTTATTCACAAAGCTTGGCATCAGGTCATGTTTGTTGTGTGTGTGAAGCACGGCGCCGATTCCGAGTTATGGGCCGATACCGTAACAACCGCGGCACAACTTGTAGATGCCACGCAAAACCTACACAGTTATGTGGCGTGCGAAAAATCGCGTTTAGAATACCCAGCATTAGCGGCTAAAATTCAGCAAGGGTTTGAGCTAATCGCGTTCGACCCGTTTGAGGGCGAGCAGCTACTTAAAAAGTTAGACGATTTATTCAGAAGCTTAAAACCCGTTGTTGAAGCCGAAAACGCTGGAAAACAAGAACAACCCTCAGCAGCGGCAGCACCTTTGGCGCCTGTGCAGCAAGCGGATAAAAATGACGCTAGCGCGTTTTTAAAAGCTAAAAGGCAGCGCGTAGTGGCCGAAAACTCTGCTGCTGCAACCATTGACGAGCAATTTTTTGCACAAGCTAAGGCGTTAGCTCGTGGCACTTGGTTGGATTACAAAAAGCGCAACGCACCAGTACTGCGTTGCCGCTTAGCTGCGGTAATAGAGTCAACATCGACCTATATTTTTGTAAACCGCAGCGGCCAAAAAGTCATGGAAAAAAGCTTGTTGGCTTTGGCGTTTGCTTTTAAAAACAATGAACTTACAACCGTTGATAGCAGCTTTTTATTCGATAAGGCATTGGAGCGCGTTATCGTCAGCTTAAGGAAAAGCGAAGAAGCCGCTAAATAA
- a CDS encoding GGDEF domain-containing protein, protein MSTDWRAKYLSALAEQEKLEKQVAAHADMLRRTVVHLSSASDGLNKTLDAELSLLKEKIRGASGASVHEQLGRVEKAVKTWHHERANHTRATCDIIGRFTDDFETLRLDSETQQSIKAFKRSISPETLQLYQQSEWLKALRELQRKAIKVAAAPDKNMWQRLSGGTRLLSPSPQAEQPANKSPSTNPTPQDNAPERNTAQTESPNSATHSLHSLNEDASSIPQTTFEIAEQQDDAPPAHDNAITIENSGELESLLHEIFSAIVPTEDLAASIIAERKKIDHGVTGDNIASFLRAIRDILQTSYMNYGAEFSNYLVHIDAELARICQVMDHHLEDAARQMTHRALQNKALEESQDKLATTNKTTSNLDELKFAVMEHITVIEKSLIDRKQENTQDTLQNKSLREVADQLQQVELEAKTTKTLVEKEQHQANRDALTGLPNRAGCSQRLEHECERFQRYAHPITLAMCNIDGLANFNEYGYIIGDRVLKLVATTLRDRLRTVDFIGRYNGDKFLIALPESAPETGQETLDKLRNFITRTPLNIKGKPVKITLSIALTTFAKSEDGGDCCSRLMQGLEALHEQGGNSSLITLK, encoded by the coding sequence GTGAGTACAGACTGGCGCGCAAAATACCTCTCGGCTTTGGCCGAGCAAGAAAAGCTCGAAAAACAGGTTGCCGCGCATGCGGACATGCTACGGCGCACCGTTGTGCACCTAAGCTCGGCCAGCGATGGGCTGAACAAAACACTCGACGCAGAGCTTAGCTTATTAAAAGAAAAGATACGCGGCGCCTCTGGCGCATCGGTACACGAGCAATTAGGCCGGGTGGAAAAAGCCGTCAAAACGTGGCACCACGAGCGAGCCAATCACACTAGGGCCACCTGCGATATTATTGGCCGCTTCACCGACGATTTCGAAACACTGCGCTTAGATAGCGAAACCCAGCAAAGCATAAAAGCCTTTAAGCGCAGCATTAGCCCAGAAACCCTTCAGCTGTACCAACAATCTGAGTGGCTAAAAGCCCTGCGGGAGCTACAACGCAAAGCCATTAAAGTTGCAGCTGCACCGGATAAAAACATGTGGCAACGGTTAAGCGGCGGTACACGCTTGCTGTCGCCTAGCCCGCAAGCCGAGCAGCCCGCTAATAAATCGCCAAGCACAAACCCAACACCACAAGACAACGCGCCCGAAAGAAACACAGCACAAACCGAAAGCCCAAATTCTGCAACCCATAGCCTGCATTCGCTCAACGAGGATGCCTCGTCTATTCCACAAACCACCTTCGAAATTGCAGAGCAACAAGACGATGCACCGCCAGCCCATGACAATGCCATTACCATCGAAAATAGCGGTGAATTAGAGTCTTTATTGCACGAAATTTTCTCTGCGATTGTGCCGACAGAAGACCTTGCCGCTTCAATTATTGCAGAGCGCAAAAAAATTGACCACGGCGTAACTGGCGATAATATTGCCAGCTTCCTGCGCGCCATCCGCGATATTTTACAAACCAGCTACATGAATTACGGGGCAGAATTTAGCAATTACCTGGTTCACATTGATGCCGAGCTAGCGCGCATTTGCCAAGTGATGGACCACCACCTAGAAGATGCCGCGCGACAAATGACGCACCGCGCCCTACAAAACAAAGCACTAGAAGAAAGCCAAGACAAGCTCGCCACAACCAATAAAACAACCAGTAACTTAGACGAATTAAAGTTTGCAGTAATGGAGCACATTACTGTTATTGAAAAAAGCCTTATCGATCGAAAACAAGAAAACACCCAAGACACACTACAAAATAAAAGCCTAAGGGAAGTTGCCGATCAATTACAACAAGTAGAGCTAGAAGCCAAAACCACAAAAACGTTGGTTGAAAAGGAACAGCACCAAGCCAACCGCGATGCCCTTACTGGGCTACCCAACCGCGCAGGTTGTAGCCAGCGGCTAGAACACGAATGCGAGCGCTTCCAACGCTACGCCCACCCCATCACATTAGCAATGTGCAATATCGATGGCCTTGCAAACTTTAATGAGTATGGCTACATAATTGGCGATAGAGTTTTAAAGCTGGTCGCCACCACACTGCGCGACAGGCTGCGCACAGTGGATTTTATTGGCCGCTATAATGGCGATAAATTTTTAATCGCACTGCCCGAAAGCGCCCCCGAAACAGGGCAAGAAACACTCGACAAATTACGCAATTTTATTACCCGCACACCACTTAATATTAAGGGTAAGCCGGTTAAAATTACACTATCGATTGCTTTAACAACATTTGCTAAAAGTGAGGATGGTGGCGATTGCTGCTCACGCTTAATGCAGGGGTTAGAAGCGCTGCACGAACAAGGCGGCAATAGCTCGTTGATTACCTTAAAATAA
- a CDS encoding class I SAM-dependent methyltransferase: MKRSWILGSLVVAGSVVLQGCSSMAGGNKAPELSAKDEARLVAAAQGVSSEHKARYPYRHPVETLSFFGIKPGSTVVEALPGGGWYSKILLPYLGEKGRLIGVDYSMDMWPNFGGFATPEFMANRKNWPSEWVADAKRWSSVGAIPSAYTLNSMPAELEGKADAVLFIRALHNLARFEDNGGYLTQALAETHRVLKPHGIVGIVQHAMDESVPDEWVKGDRGYLKRSFLIEAMDKAGFELVAESDINKNPKDKPKDGDVVWRLPPSLNTDDSQKTANTAIGESNRVTLLFRKR; this comes from the coding sequence ATGAAACGCAGTTGGATATTGGGTAGCTTAGTGGTGGCAGGTAGCGTGGTGCTGCAAGGGTGTAGCTCTATGGCGGGGGGCAACAAGGCGCCGGAGTTAAGCGCTAAAGATGAAGCGCGTTTAGTCGCGGCTGCGCAAGGCGTATCGAGTGAGCATAAGGCCCGTTACCCGTACCGCCACCCGGTAGAAACCTTAAGCTTTTTTGGCATTAAGCCTGGCAGTACTGTAGTTGAGGCACTTCCTGGCGGTGGTTGGTATTCCAAAATTTTGCTGCCTTACCTTGGTGAAAAGGGCCGCTTAATTGGTGTGGATTACAGTATGGATATGTGGCCAAACTTTGGTGGCTTTGCTACGCCTGAGTTTATGGCCAACCGAAAAAATTGGCCCAGTGAGTGGGTAGCTGATGCTAAACGTTGGTCCAGTGTTGGTGCAATACCCAGTGCTTACACGCTCAATTCCATGCCGGCGGAGCTAGAGGGCAAAGCCGATGCAGTGTTATTTATTCGGGCGCTACATAACCTTGCGCGTTTTGAAGATAACGGCGGCTATTTAACCCAAGCGCTAGCCGAAACGCATCGGGTACTCAAGCCCCACGGTATTGTTGGTATTGTTCAGCACGCCATGGATGAAAGCGTTCCCGATGAATGGGTAAAGGGGGATCGCGGTTACCTAAAACGTTCTTTTCTGATTGAAGCTATGGATAAAGCGGGTTTTGAGCTTGTAGCAGAATCTGACATCAATAAAAATCCGAAGGATAAGCCTAAAGATGGCGATGTAGTTTGGCGCTTGCCGCCATCGCTCAATACTGACGATTCGCAAAAAACCGCCAATACGGCGATTGGCGAATCTAATCGTGTGACATTATTGTTTAGGAAGCGTTAA
- a CDS encoding patatin-like phospholipase family protein: MIKDESMHELNSHVHCFKSQAEPHQSSLVLGGTGPNGAAHISTISALSLDYIEQLQSVHVISGSVFSLMSCLAHREGALNRDNFENYDQEVRNIHQASMTNVVKHFVRKRKNPRTLFDNERIRDTVEMLFGRDFVQTPLSALSYSYCFHAYCSNKGEVIELSAKTFPDMTLAEVAMATASVPFMHGEFSYQGMSLSDPIFCPLIRPFRKRMFSLPGYKLYVNHKRSGLSGKVYFIKTEERRFPEFSMSCDFLTFNLGFSNRYVNNLHRRLIKEILIDG; the protein is encoded by the coding sequence ATGATCAAGGATGAGTCAATGCATGAGTTAAATTCTCATGTTCACTGCTTCAAGTCCCAAGCAGAGCCTCATCAATCGTCCCTTGTACTAGGAGGGACTGGTCCAAATGGCGCTGCGCATATATCTACAATATCAGCCCTATCATTAGATTATATTGAACAGTTACAAAGTGTACATGTAATTTCTGGTAGTGTATTTTCTTTGATGTCTTGTTTGGCGCACCGCGAAGGTGCACTTAACCGAGATAATTTTGAAAACTACGATCAAGAAGTGCGCAATATTCATCAGGCGTCCATGACCAATGTAGTTAAGCATTTTGTTCGCAAGCGAAAAAATCCGCGTACGCTATTTGATAATGAACGTATAAGAGATACGGTTGAAATGTTGTTTGGCCGTGATTTTGTTCAAACACCCTTGTCGGCTTTGTCTTATTCCTACTGTTTTCATGCCTATTGTTCTAACAAAGGTGAAGTCATAGAACTCTCGGCAAAAACGTTTCCGGATATGACGCTGGCTGAAGTCGCAATGGCGACGGCTTCTGTACCGTTTATGCATGGCGAGTTTTCTTATCAAGGCATGTCTTTATCGGACCCTATATTTTGTCCGCTCATCAGGCCATTTCGCAAGCGCATGTTCTCGTTGCCTGGGTACAAATTGTATGTGAATCATAAACGCAGTGGTTTGTCTGGTAAGGTTTATTTTATTAAAACAGAAGAGCGTCGCTTTCCAGAGTTTTCTATGAGCTGCGATTTTCTAACTTTCAACTTAGGGTTTTCCAACCGTTATGTAAACAATTTACATCGTCGATTAATCAAGGAGATTTTGATAGATGGCTGA
- a CDS encoding class I SAM-dependent methyltransferase: protein MAEQMDIEKHYDLNERDFFEKILGESMTYSCADWRQCGSLSLAQYQKYQKMVKFAGIDAHTESVVDFGCGWGTNLKWLAEDFPALKRITGITISYEQASYIRENVMRGSLGRRITLDEVDVFEHIAAQPTPRYDAAISVGAFEHFASPKHYKQNNHIERYGQFFNGARRCVAGKFALQTIVAAQPANRLKGEARMRAMRFQYFIAKHIFPNALTPTVAYIEQAVNGYYDIEQLELRGDEYAYTIMEWQQNLMQHKEGVPHHQYELFMRYFDLCIEHFLSGYISLARLSLNPV, encoded by the coding sequence ATGGCTGAACAAATGGATATTGAAAAACATTACGATCTGAATGAACGTGATTTTTTTGAAAAAATACTTGGTGAATCAATGACTTATTCGTGTGCCGATTGGCGGCAATGTGGGTCTTTGAGTTTAGCTCAGTACCAAAAGTATCAAAAAATGGTGAAGTTTGCCGGTATTGATGCCCATACAGAATCCGTGGTGGATTTTGGTTGTGGCTGGGGGACAAATCTTAAGTGGTTGGCGGAGGATTTTCCAGCATTAAAGCGGATTACTGGCATTACCATCAGCTATGAACAAGCTTCGTATATTCGTGAAAATGTTATGCGCGGTAGTTTAGGGCGGCGAATTACTTTAGATGAAGTGGACGTTTTTGAGCATATTGCGGCGCAACCAACACCACGTTATGACGCGGCAATTTCTGTGGGGGCATTTGAACATTTTGCATCGCCAAAACATTATAAGCAAAATAATCACATCGAGCGCTATGGCCAATTTTTCAATGGTGCAAGACGTTGTGTGGCGGGTAAGTTTGCATTGCAAACGATTGTTGCGGCTCAACCTGCCAACCGTTTGAAGGGCGAGGCGCGTATGCGAGCTATGCGGTTTCAATATTTTATCGCAAAGCATATATTCCCTAACGCGCTGACTCCAACTGTGGCGTATATCGAGCAGGCCGTAAATGGGTATTATGATATTGAGCAGTTGGAATTGCGCGGCGACGAATATGCATACACGATAATGGAATGGCAGCAAAATTTAATGCAGCATAAAGAGGGTGTTCCGCACCACCAATACGAGTTGTTTATGCGTTATTTTGACTTGTGCATAGAGCATTTCTTATCTGGGTACATTAGTTTGGCGCGTTTAAGTTTGAATCCTGTATAG
- a CDS encoding endonuclease/exonuclease/phosphatase family protein: MAYYMAWWNLENLFDTEHSPERPRWLQDKLASELQGWSEAVLAKKIRQLAHVISAMNDQQGPDILGVCEVESKSVVNKLINQLNLPQRNYAVVHANTQDQRGIDVAIIYDKKRITVERDTVFNHVVLKRNATRDILQATFKTLRGNEFVVMANHWPSRRGGKESSAPYRMMAGETLAYWHQRTLAVKGEIPIFVMGDFNDEPFDISLENYALSTRTLKQVTSTRVTNPYLFNLMWPLLGHSTATHSFNKSWGMLDQILVNRAALKREGIYCLPQDITIFHTEGMIKNNAPVRFSRPASRGGVNEEGFSDHLPIAVTLQESL; this comes from the coding sequence ATGGCGTATTACATGGCATGGTGGAACCTAGAAAATCTATTTGATACAGAGCACAGTCCCGAACGGCCAAGGTGGCTACAAGACAAGTTGGCCAGTGAGTTACAAGGTTGGAGCGAAGCCGTGCTAGCCAAAAAGATCCGGCAACTTGCCCACGTTATTAGCGCAATGAATGACCAACAGGGGCCTGATATTCTAGGAGTGTGCGAAGTTGAATCTAAGAGTGTGGTGAATAAGCTTATCAATCAACTTAACCTCCCGCAGCGCAACTATGCTGTAGTACACGCAAATACACAGGACCAACGCGGCATTGATGTCGCCATTATTTACGATAAAAAACGCATTACGGTAGAGCGCGATACGGTTTTTAATCACGTAGTACTCAAGCGCAATGCCACCCGCGATATTCTGCAAGCAACATTCAAAACCCTACGGGGCAATGAATTTGTCGTAATGGCCAACCACTGGCCTTCGCGACGTGGCGGCAAGGAAAGTAGCGCGCCCTACCGGATGATGGCCGGTGAGACATTAGCCTATTGGCATCAGCGTACATTAGCCGTAAAAGGTGAAATTCCCATTTTTGTCATGGGTGACTTTAACGACGAACCCTTTGATATCTCTCTTGAAAATTACGCCCTTAGCACACGCACACTTAAACAAGTCACATCCACACGCGTGACCAACCCTTATTTATTCAATTTAATGTGGCCACTCTTAGGCCATAGCACAGCAACCCACAGCTTCAATAAAAGCTGGGGAATGCTAGATCAAATCTTAGTTAATCGTGCAGCATTAAAGCGTGAAGGTATTTACTGCTTACCTCAAGATATCACTATCTTTCATACAGAAGGGATGATCAAAAATAACGCGCCGGTGCGTTTTTCTCGACCGGCATCTAGAGGAGGGGTGAATGAAGAAGGATTCTCTGATCACTTACCGATTGCCGTAACACTACAAGAAAGCCTCTAA
- a CDS encoding succinylglutamate desuccinylase/aspartoacylase family protein, which produces MRNTLLFFIAAILVALFSVGRPLYAEEEFTPLEPENWLPAASLPLAPHNHPMPSTLNDLVTLLPYSPVNNPLLPEQANTSPLLPKLKSQGRVKVLLGYSVPPGTATRMTWVPSQSFSGLDVNTPVLVVNGEQAGDTLCLTAAIHGDELNGIEMVRQVMYGLNPEALRGTVIGVPIVNLMAFGRSSRYLPDRRDLNRYFPGTPYGSLASRFAYAFFNDIVRHCDALIDLHTGSFHRTNVTQLRADLSHPKVAALTNDFGKIVALNTQGNPNSLRAATVAAGIPAVTVEAGEPLRLQKHVVREGVEALRTLLKKRDMIDHSVFWREPEPAFYQSSWVRTQTSGILFSQVKLGAKVTKGEILGTVTNPVTSERTTIRSPYSGIILGMALDQFVLPGFASYHIGLLTRSQSPTQPPIDGDGFED; this is translated from the coding sequence ATGCGCAACACCTTGCTGTTTTTTATTGCTGCTATTTTAGTCGCCTTGTTTAGCGTTGGCCGGCCGCTTTATGCGGAAGAAGAGTTCACGCCGTTAGAGCCAGAAAACTGGTTACCGGCGGCCTCCTTGCCGCTTGCGCCGCACAATCATCCTATGCCATCCACACTCAACGATTTAGTGACGTTGCTGCCATATTCGCCAGTCAATAACCCTTTGTTGCCAGAGCAGGCAAATACATCGCCTCTTTTGCCAAAGCTGAAGTCGCAAGGGCGGGTAAAAGTACTGTTGGGCTACAGCGTTCCGCCAGGCACCGCTACGCGCATGACATGGGTGCCATCGCAATCTTTTAGCGGCTTAGATGTGAATACACCTGTTTTGGTGGTTAATGGTGAGCAAGCCGGCGACACCCTTTGTTTAACAGCGGCTATACACGGCGATGAGTTAAACGGTATCGAGATGGTGCGCCAAGTGATGTATGGTTTGAACCCCGAGGCATTGCGGGGCACTGTTATTGGGGTTCCTATTGTTAACTTAATGGCGTTTGGTCGCAGCTCACGTTACTTGCCGGATCGCCGTGATTTAAACCGTTATTTCCCGGGTACGCCCTACGGTAGTTTGGCATCGCGTTTTGCCTATGCCTTTTTTAATGACATCGTTAGGCATTGTGATGCGCTAATCGATTTGCACACGGGGTCTTTTCACCGGACTAATGTCACGCAGCTGCGGGCCGATTTAAGCCACCCAAAGGTTGCAGCCCTTACCAACGACTTTGGCAAAATTGTTGCCTTAAATACGCAAGGCAACCCCAATTCACTTCGCGCGGCAACAGTTGCTGCTGGAATTCCGGCTGTTACTGTGGAGGCCGGCGAGCCTTTGCGTTTGCAAAAGCATGTTGTGCGCGAAGGGGTGGAAGCCTTGCGCACATTACTCAAAAAACGCGACATGATTGATCATTCGGTATTTTGGCGGGAGCCCGAGCCGGCTTTTTATCAGTCATCTTGGGTGCGTACGCAAACATCGGGTATTTTGTTTAGCCAGGTAAAGTTAGGGGCTAAAGTAACCAAGGGCGAAATACTGGGTACGGTGACCAACCCTGTCACCAGCGAGCGCACGACTATTCGTTCGCCGTATTCGGGCATTATTCTTGGGATGGCGCTGGACCAATTTGTATTACCGGGTTTTGCTTCGTACCATATTGGTTTGCTCACTCGATCACAAAGTCCAACGCAGCCGCCCATCGATGGAGATGGTTTTGAAGATTAA